The following proteins are co-located in the Mus caroli chromosome 7, CAROLI_EIJ_v1.1, whole genome shotgun sequence genome:
- the Palb2 gene encoding partner and localizer of BRCA2: protein MEELSGKPLSYAEKEKLKEKLAFLKKEYSRTLARLQRAKRAEKAKNSKKAIEDCVPQQEASSQLSHSESINNGFPCDTLQSNHLDEETGENISQILDAEPQSSNCKQGQDVSHTPRAGDIQGQVLHSTSSPDGKKEQNTLPGTMKAPWEKSSVSQEKEGYFDTNSLALLGKHRKGQEAVSSKNSRTPVSENTRLLSLKSQIPDSPALVTGIGEGILIPPSGKSERGIDRLVRGNTVSTEATVPQCTASNINHGRHLEHTPPKSGCKITTQGPASSTKLVAQDHKMTIFTVNSVVDKAVRAHGQLPGSPNSCSVNDLTHSNLPANTTPNSKSLKSPSNTVDGRNEALQEDEILGPSKNLSPAAVSPPSTESQIHSCTMLEGLLFPAEYYVRTTRRMSDCQKKIALEAVIQSHLGVKKKELKKKTKATKAVVLSSDDTDQSESGMLDTSTGQSSSGSLSQKLLSPAEVSSPPGPAGKATTPPPGRGHRGKRKSVRTSTLGHCQLLFPPCAALTVNRSNGKFTKHKCQNRGVIIHDFELPDEDFGLLKLEKLKSYSEKLIESPDSTNCGERLPGQGNHAALEELQRDSEAEEELTVPPGETYHPGPTLRRQPGSKGLSSSIVLFTPADTAAPNDSGRPPPSLCSPAFPILGMTPALGSQAAGETLSTEAAQPCSTSQPPLLGNTNSLVNNSKQCNSSVCSPKLDTNLQASGRQGQPACDSDSGPQATPLPIESFTFRENQLCGNACLELHEHSTEQTEPADLPACDRLNPGNLQLVSELKNPSSSCSVDVSAMWWERAGAKEPCIVTACEDVVSLWKPLNSLQWEKVHTWHFTECLIARCLLLAPRICVWCRALLCSSGDDSEKQVLLKSGDIKAMLGLTKRRLVSSTGTLCNQQIQIMTFADDGSSKDEQLLMPPDETVLTFAEVRGTQEALLGTTTVNSIVIWNLKTGQLLKKMHIDDSYQASVCHGACSEKGLLFVVVSQPCAKESQALGSPVFHLLVINPKTARSAGVLLCSLPQGQAGRFLEGDVKDHVAAAVLTSGTIAIWDLLLGHCTAILPPVSEQSWSLVKWSSTDSHLLAGQKDGNIFIYRYF from the exons TTGAAGGAAAAGCTAGCATTTTTGAAAAAGGAATACAGCAGGACACTTGCTCGACTTCAG CGTGCCAAAAGAGCTGAGAAGGCTAAGAACTCTAAGAAAGCAATAGAAGATTGTGTGCCCCAGCAGGAAGCCTCCTCACAGCTAAGCCACTCTG AATCTATAAATAACGGCTTTCCTTGTGACACATTGCAAAGCAACCATCTGGATGAGGAGACTGGAGAAAACATCTCTCAGATACTTGATGCTGAACCTCAGTCCTCTAACTGTAAACAAGGCCAAGACGTATCACATACACCAAGAGCAGGTGACATTCAAGGACAAGTTTTGCATAGCACCAGCAGCCCTGATGGCAAGAAAGAGCAGAATACGCTTCCGGGGACAATGAAGGCGCCATGGGAGAAGTCATCTGTTTCACAGGAGAAGGAAGGTTATTTTGACACTAATTCTCTTGCGCTCCTCGGTAAGCATCGAAAAGGGCAGGAAGCAGTCAGTAGTAAGAATTCTAGGACTCCAGTAAGTGAAAACACTCGCCTTTTAAGTCTGAAGTCTCAAATTCCTGACTCTCCAGCACTTGTTACAGGAATTGGAGAGGGTATATTAATTCCGCCATCTGGCAAATCAGAAAGGGGAATTGATAGACTTGTGAGAGGAAATACTGTCTCTACGGAGGCTACAGTTCCTCAATGTACTGCGTCAAACATCAATCACGGTCGGCACCTTGAACATACACCTCCTAAAAGTGGCTGCAAAATTACGACTCAGGGCCCGGCTTCATCCACAAAGCTGGTGGCACAAGACCACAAAATGACTATATTTACAGTAAACTCAGTAGTAGATAAAGCTGTGCGTGCCCATGGTCAGCTGCCAGGAAGTCCTAATTCTTGTTCTGTAAATGATCTCACGCATAGTAACTTGCCAGCAAATACTACCCCAAACTCTAAGTCTTTAAAGTCTCCCAGTAACACTGTTGATGGGAGAAATGAGGCCCTTCAGGAAGATGAAATTCTTGGTCCATCTAAGAACCTCAGCCCGGCAGCAGTCTCTCCTCCTTCCACAGAAAGTCAAATACATTCCTGTACTATGCTTGAAGGCCTTCTGTTTCCTGCAGAATACTATGTTAGAACAACCCGTCGTATGTCAGATTGTCAGAAGAAAATAGCTCTGGAAGCTGTAATTCAAAGTCATTTGGGTGTCAAAAAGAAAgagcttaaaaagaaaaccaaagcaacTAAGGCGGTCGTCCTCTCCAGTGACGACACTGACCAGAGTGAAAGTGGCATGCTGGACACGAGCACGGGACAGTCCAGTTCAGGCAGCCTCTCTCAGAAACTGCTCTCACCAGCTGAGGTCAGCTCTCCTCCAGGACCTGCTGGGAAGGCCACCACACCGCCACCTGGTAGAGGACACAGAGGGAAACGAAAATCAGTCCGCACCTCCACACTGGGTCACTGTCAGCTGCTTTTTCCTCCGTGTGCTGCACTGACTGTTAACAGGTCCAATGGCAAATTCACCAAGCATAAATGTCAGAACAGAGGCGTGATTATTCATG ACTTTGAGTTACCTGATGAAGACTTTGGGCTTCTTAAACTTGAAAAATTGAAGTCCTACTCAGAAAAACTGATTGAGTCTCCTGACTCAACAAACTGTGGTGAGAGACTTCCTGGACAAGGAAACCATGCTGCTCTGGAGGAACTGCAAAGAGATTCGGAGGCGGAAGAGGAGCTCACTGTTCCACCAGGAGAAACGTACCATCCAGGGCCAACCCTGAGAAGGCAGCCAGGGAGCAAGGGCCTTTCCTCATCCATAGTGCTTTTCACTCCTGCAGACACTGCTGCGCCTAATGACAGTGGcaggcctcctccctccctgtgctCACCTGCTTTCCCCATCTTAGGCATGACTCCAGCTCTCGGCTCCCAAGCAGCCGGTGAGACTCTATCTACTGAAGCTGCACAGCCTTGCTCTACATCCCAACCTCCTCTCTTGGGAAACACAAACAGTCTTGTCAATAACAGTAAACAGTGCAACAGTTCAGTCTGCTCACCAAAACTGGACACCAACCTGCAAGCGTCAGGTAGGCAAGGACAACCTGCCTGTGACAGTGACTCTGGCCCCCAAGCAACACCTCTACCTATTGAGTCATTCACTTTCAGAGAAAATCAGCTTTGTGGAAATGCATGCCTCGAGTTACATGAACATTCCACTGAACAG ACTGAACCTGCAGATCTCCCTGCTTGTGACAGGTTAAACCCAGGCAACCTACAGTTGGTTTCAGAGTTAAAG AATCCTTCCAGTTCCTGTTCTGTGGATGTGAGCGCCATGTGGTGGGAAAGAGCTGGTGCTAAGGAGCCATGTATTGTAACTGCTTGTGAAGATGTAGTTTCTCTTTGGAAACCCTTGAATTCTCTGCAGTGGGAGAAAGTTCATACCTGGCACTTCACAGAG TGCCTGATTGCCCGCTGCTTACTCCTGGCTCCTCGGATTTGTGTTTGGTGTAGGGCGTTGCTGTGCTCTTCTGGTGATGACAGTGAAAAGCAGGTCCTCCTGAAATCTGGAGATATAAAAGCTATGCTTGGCCTGACAAAGCGGAGGCTAGTTAGTAGCACTGGGACCCTATGCAATCAACAAATACAAATCATGACATTTGCTGACGACGGAAG CAGCAAAGATGAACAGCTTTTGATGCCTCCTGATGAGACTGTACTGACTTTTGCTGAAGTCCGAGGGACGCAGGAAGCTCTGCTTGGTACTACCACTGTGAACAGCATTGTGATCTG GAATTTAAAAACCGGCCAGCTCCTGAAGAAGATGCACATTGATGACTCCTACCAGGCTTCGGTCTGTCACGGAGCCTGTTCTGAGAAG GGGCTCCTATTTGTTGTTGTGAGTCAACCTTGTGCCAAAGAGAGCCAGGCCCTTGGAAGCCCCGTGTTCCACCTGCTGGTGATTAACCCTAAGACGGCCCGGAGTGCGGGTGTTCTGCTGTGCTCCCTTCCTCAGGGGCAGGCTGgaag GTTCTTGGAAGGGGATGTGAAAGATCATGTCGCAGCAGCAGTCCTGACTTCTGGGACAATTGCCATTTGGGATTTGCTTCTGGGTCACTGCACGGCTATCCTCCCACCTGTCTCTGAGCAGAGTTGGTCTTTGGTTAAATGGTCAAGTACAGATTCTCACTTGCTAGCTGGACAAAAGgatggaaatatatttatataccgCTACTTTTAA